A stretch of Flavobacterium sp. N1994 DNA encodes these proteins:
- a CDS encoding sensor histidine kinase, translating to MKRTLLYLYCSLFSFVFGNAQDVQKTLLKAFKSQDSSDYYFKIAKRNCKTPADEAEYYFCKNARCTDYNIPDSAIYYGNIALKKFKELKDFNKLIYTLNNLGKTYHKQGKYDKEIEMFFEGTKIAEKENYKMWIQYFPTAISNAYHDFEDYKKGVEYGKVALAKAKKLDKKPWINIAGALNVIAINFDDWNKPDSALYYHYKVFKYIKGVDTLSIGNTYNNIGNTLLKQKKYKQAERWIKSSVAINEVNFKNEGGKKDASYYYDLATNYTNLARIAYETDDFAKADKMFAIAEDAAKKSMNAEKLRDLYMARSLFNKKRNNLEKTVQDQADYIKLRDSVFDVDRAKQFSELEAKYQNEKKEKQLLQSKAEIAERNFQIKRKNTQFIIMSIIGLGLLIIIFLVYRQQRLKNKQQEQEFQLKSAIAKIETQNKLQEQRIQISRDLHDNIGSQLTFIISSVDNIKYAFELQNSKLDNKLSSISSFAKSTIIELRDTIWAMNHSEISFEDLQTRIHNFIDKAKEVKQDIHFNFFIETTLKELKFTSIEGMNIYRTIQEAINNSLKYAEAKNISIQVRKEGDNIQITLQDDGKGFDKNNVEEGYGLTNMQKRITEIGGNFTIQSDVNGTEIILLLPKK from the coding sequence ATGAAAAGAACACTACTTTATTTATATTGCTCTCTTTTTAGCTTTGTTTTTGGGAATGCACAAGACGTTCAAAAAACATTGCTTAAGGCATTTAAGTCTCAAGACTCTTCCGATTACTATTTCAAAATAGCCAAAAGAAATTGTAAAACACCCGCTGATGAAGCGGAATATTATTTCTGTAAAAATGCCCGTTGCACCGACTACAATATACCAGACAGTGCTATTTATTATGGGAATATAGCCTTGAAGAAATTTAAGGAACTCAAAGATTTTAACAAGTTAATTTACACTCTAAATAACTTAGGGAAAACATACCACAAACAAGGGAAGTACGATAAAGAAATTGAGATGTTCTTTGAAGGAACCAAAATAGCCGAAAAAGAAAATTACAAAATGTGGATTCAATATTTTCCAACGGCGATTTCAAATGCTTATCATGATTTTGAAGATTATAAAAAAGGGGTTGAATATGGAAAGGTGGCCTTAGCAAAAGCTAAAAAATTAGACAAAAAGCCATGGATTAATATTGCTGGAGCTTTAAATGTAATTGCCATTAATTTTGATGATTGGAACAAACCCGATAGTGCTTTATACTATCATTATAAAGTGTTCAAATACATTAAAGGAGTCGATACTCTTAGTATTGGGAATACATACAATAATATTGGGAATACCCTGTTAAAGCAAAAAAAATACAAACAAGCAGAACGTTGGATAAAATCATCGGTCGCCATTAATGAAGTCAATTTTAAAAACGAGGGAGGGAAAAAAGATGCGAGTTATTATTATGATCTGGCTACTAATTATACCAACTTAGCCAGAATTGCCTATGAAACTGATGATTTTGCCAAAGCAGATAAAATGTTTGCCATAGCAGAGGACGCAGCAAAAAAAAGCATGAACGCAGAGAAATTGAGAGATTTATATATGGCTCGTTCTCTATTTAATAAAAAAAGAAATAATCTCGAAAAAACAGTTCAGGACCAAGCGGATTATATCAAATTAAGGGACTCTGTTTTTGATGTTGATAGAGCAAAACAGTTTTCAGAGTTAGAAGCCAAATACCAAAATGAGAAAAAAGAAAAACAACTTTTACAATCTAAAGCTGAAATTGCAGAGCGTAACTTTCAAATTAAAAGGAAAAACACTCAATTCATCATCATGTCAATTATTGGGTTGGGTCTTTTGATTATCATTTTCTTGGTGTATCGTCAACAAAGATTAAAAAACAAACAACAAGAACAGGAGTTCCAACTGAAATCGGCTATTGCCAAAATAGAAACGCAAAACAAATTGCAAGAGCAACGTATCCAAATCTCAAGAGATTTACATGACAATATTGGCTCACAACTGACCTTCATAATATCTTCTGTTGATAATATAAAATATGCTTTTGAACTTCAAAATTCAAAACTTGATAACAAACTTTCTAGTATTAGTAGTTTTGCTAAATCCACTATTATTGAGCTTCGTGATACGATATGGGCTATGAATCATAGTGAAATATCCTTTGAAGATTTGCAAACCCGAATTCATAATTTTATTGATAAAGCCAAAGAGGTAAAGCAGGATATCCACTTTAATTTTTTTATCGAAACTACTTTGAAAGAGTTAAAATTCACTTCAATTGAAGGAATGAATATTTACAGAACTATTCAAGAGGCTATCAATAACAGCTTGAAGTATGCGGAAGCCAAAAATATTTCTATTCAAGTGAGAAAAGAAGGCGATAACATTCAAATTACATTGCAGGATGATGGAAAAGGATTCGATAAAAACAATGTAGAAGAAGGATACGGATTAACCAATATGCAAAAACGAATTACGGAGATAGGTGGTAATTTCACCATTCAAAGTGATGTTAATGGAACCGAAATTATACTGCTTTTGCCTAAAAAATAG
- a CDS encoding GSCFA domain-containing protein, whose amino-acid sequence MNFTTKIPITKSSNPIDYDSKILSLGSCFAENMGEKLSYFKFQNEVNPFGIIFNPVSIETIISRVVHQQKFTEDDIFFHNDLWHSFEVHSEWSHPNKETLLQNLNQVLEATYHQITQATHIIITYGTSWVYRNKSSKKIVANCHKVPQSQFDKEILSVAIIEQSIQNTIDLIQKINPKCVFIFTISPVRHLKDGFVENQRSKAHLIIAIHNSQFIIHHYFPSYEIMMDELRDYRFYTEDMLHPSKMAIEYIWNRFYENYILESCFATMEEVSSIQKALSHRSFNPDSASHQKFLQNLQLKIKQLQQDFPQIVF is encoded by the coding sequence ATGAACTTCACCACTAAAATACCCATTACCAAATCAAGTAATCCTATAGATTATGATTCTAAAATCTTGTCTTTGGGTTCTTGTTTTGCCGAAAATATGGGAGAGAAGTTAAGTTATTTTAAATTTCAAAATGAGGTCAATCCGTTTGGGATTATTTTTAATCCTGTTTCTATTGAAACTATAATTTCAAGAGTGGTCCATCAACAAAAATTCACTGAGGACGACATTTTCTTTCATAACGATTTATGGCATTCTTTTGAAGTGCATTCCGAGTGGAGTCATCCTAATAAAGAAACACTACTTCAAAATCTAAATCAAGTTCTTGAAGCAACATATCATCAGATTACTCAAGCTACACACATTATAATTACTTACGGAACTTCGTGGGTTTACCGAAATAAATCCTCTAAAAAGATTGTAGCTAATTGTCATAAAGTGCCGCAAAGTCAATTTGACAAAGAAATACTTTCTGTTGCAATCATAGAGCAATCCATTCAGAATACTATTGATTTAATTCAAAAAATAAATCCAAAGTGCGTCTTCATTTTTACTATTTCACCAGTGCGACACCTTAAGGATGGCTTCGTGGAGAATCAAAGAAGTAAAGCACATTTGATAATAGCAATTCATAATTCGCAATTTATAATTCACCATTATTTTCCTAGCTATGAAATCATGATGGATGAACTTAGAGATTATCGTTTTTATACAGAAGACATGCTTCATCCAAGTAAAATGGCAATAGAGTATATCTGGAACCGTTTTTATGAAAATTATATCTTAGAATCCTGTTTTGCTACTATGGAAGAAGTCAGTAGTATTCAAAAGGCCTTATCTCACCGATCTTTCAATCCCGATTCAGCCAGCCACCAAAAGTTTTTGCAAAACCTGCAATTAAAAATAAAGCAGCTACAGCAAGATTTTCCGCAAATTGTATTTTAA
- a CDS encoding ABC transporter ATP-binding protein, with protein sequence MKLLYAYLKKHKLLLFFALLMAAINICFSLSDSVITGKLMQDCGVGIAKYKGQELNFIKSVSFWLGLSLGAAMISRITKNFQDYFTNIVIQRTGAQMYTDGIKKSLDLPFEEFEDQRSGETLSKLTKVRLDSEKLITLSISLIFQTVIGFVFVIVYVSRIDYRISVIFLITAPIIAIISSYLGKKIKIVSRKIVTQTNALAGSTTESLRNIELVKSLGLTYQEEKRLNLNTFKILQLELQKIRFIRSLSFIQGTTVHFLRTCVVFTLYYFLFGNKIIVGDLLTMVFFTFFIFGPLQELGSFIIALNETKVSMENFKELLNAPKEFRPKEAKNVGAIQTLQFSNVSFKHKTAKYPAVEHITFDIKQGETVAFVGPSGAGKTTLVKLLVGLYPPAIGHVKYNSIDSTEIDLLDLRKQLGFVTQDAQLFSGTIRENLLFVKPSATDEELLNVLHRASCDKLLERAEDGLNSTIGEGGIKVSGGEKQRLSIARAILRNPNLLIFDEATSALDSITEEEINATIRNISDKNRITVLIAHRLSTVMHADKIFVLEQGRIIEQGRHEALLEEKGLYYAMWRQQIGERKKE encoded by the coding sequence ATGAAACTACTATACGCTTATCTTAAAAAACACAAACTATTGCTTTTTTTCGCCCTCTTAATGGCCGCTATAAATATCTGTTTCAGTTTGTCCGACTCTGTTATTACGGGTAAATTGATGCAGGATTGTGGTGTAGGTATTGCCAAATACAAAGGACAGGAACTGAACTTTATTAAATCGGTTTCCTTTTGGCTTGGTCTTTCTTTAGGAGCCGCTATGATATCCCGAATTACCAAAAACTTTCAAGATTATTTTACCAATATTGTTATTCAGAGAACGGGTGCCCAAATGTACACTGACGGTATCAAAAAATCGCTGGATTTACCTTTTGAAGAATTTGAAGACCAACGTAGTGGTGAAACCTTAAGCAAATTAACTAAGGTTCGTTTAGATTCAGAAAAGCTAATCACGTTGTCTATTTCGTTGATATTTCAAACAGTCATCGGATTTGTTTTTGTGATTGTTTACGTTTCCCGAATTGATTATAGAATCTCGGTTATCTTTTTAATTACAGCTCCTATTATTGCAATCATAAGCTCTTATTTGGGTAAAAAAATCAAAATAGTTTCCCGAAAAATTGTAACACAGACAAACGCTTTGGCGGGTTCAACCACCGAAAGTTTGCGCAATATTGAGTTGGTAAAAAGTTTGGGATTGACTTATCAAGAGGAAAAACGTTTGAACTTAAATACTTTTAAAATTCTGCAACTCGAATTACAGAAAATTCGTTTCATCCGAAGTTTGAGTTTTATTCAGGGCACTACCGTTCATTTTCTTAGAACATGTGTGGTGTTTACGCTTTATTATTTCTTGTTTGGCAACAAAATTATTGTGGGTGATTTATTGACCATGGTATTCTTTACCTTCTTTATTTTCGGGCCTTTACAAGAGTTAGGTTCGTTTATCATTGCGTTGAATGAAACCAAAGTCTCTATGGAGAATTTCAAAGAATTGTTAAATGCCCCAAAAGAATTTCGCCCAAAAGAGGCTAAAAATGTGGGAGCCATTCAAACCTTACAGTTCTCGAATGTGAGTTTCAAACATAAAACCGCTAAATATCCTGCCGTTGAGCATATTACTTTTGATATAAAGCAAGGTGAAACGGTGGCTTTTGTGGGTCCGTCTGGAGCTGGAAAAACGACTTTGGTAAAACTCTTGGTAGGATTGTATCCACCAGCAATAGGTCATGTAAAATACAACTCCATTGATTCTACCGAAATAGATTTATTGGATTTGAGAAAGCAACTTGGATTTGTAACTCAGGATGCCCAATTATTCTCGGGAACGATTAGAGAAAACTTATTGTTTGTTAAACCATCGGCAACCGACGAAGAATTGCTGAATGTATTGCATAGAGCCAGTTGTGACAAATTATTAGAACGTGCTGAAGACGGCTTAAACTCTACTATCGGAGAAGGCGGAATTAAAGTATCCGGCGGAGAAAAGCAACGTTTATCTATTGCCAGAGCCATTTTGAGGAATCCGAACTTATTGATTTTTGACGAAGCGACCTCAGCCTTAGATTCGATTACCGAAGAGGAAATCAATGCCACTATCCGAAACATTTCAGATAAAAACAGAATCACTGTTTTAATTGCCCACCGATTATCCACCGTAATGCATGCTGATAAGATTTTTGTACTAGAACAAGGCAGAATTATAGAACAAGGCAGACATGAAGCTTTATTAGAAGAAAAAGGCTTGTATTACGCCATGTGGCGTCAGCAGATTGGGGAACGTAAAAAAGAATAA
- the alaS gene encoding alanine--tRNA ligase, translating to MKSQDIRKQFLQFFESKGHLIVPSAPIVLKDDPTLMFNNSGMAQFKEYFLGNGTPKSPRIADTQKCLRVSGKHNDLEDVGFDTYHHTMFEMLGNWSFGDYFKKEALDWAWEFLTEVLKLDKDRLYVSVFEGNPKENVPFDQEAWDIWKQYVPEDRIILGNKKDNFWEMGDQGPCGPCSEIHIDLRTDAERASVSGRSLVNADHPQVVEIWNNVFMEFNRKADGSLEKLPAQHVDTGMGFERLCMAMQNVTSNYDTDVFTPLIQKVEEITGLKYTSNEVKNISEEQNKTNIAIRVIVDHVRAVAFAIADGQLPSNTGAGYVIRRILRRAIRYGFTFLNTKEPFINKLVEVLANQMGEFFPEIKSQQQLVTNVIREEEASFLRTLEQGLQLLDTVVSKTKGNEVSGVKVFELKDTFGFPEDLTELILRERGFTFNKEEFNKELEDQRRRGRVLVERDDWMVLIDGNVETFVGYDKTENEVKISRFRRIKNDKGVLYQIVLDNTPFYPEGGGQVGDKGTLVSANETIDIIDTKKENNLILHFAKQLPENIEASFVAKVNTDLRTSTSKNHSATHLMHLGLRTILGTHVEQKGSLVNPNHLRFDFSHFAKVTDEEIRKVEDFVNARIEEQLQLVEHRSIPIQQAMAQGAMALFGEKYGDNVRMIEFGDSKELCGGIHVKNTGEIWHFKIVSEGAVAAGIRRVEAITGDAVKDYFAQQESDLDAIKETLKNPQDTLKAVVSLQDDNAKLRKQIEQLLKQKAKGLKGELASQLQDVNGMKFLATQVDLNPEGAKDLAYELGTLGTNLFLVIATSEDDKPMLSCYISKELVAEKNLNAGTVVRELGKYIQGGGGGQAFFATAGGKNVAGIKEALAKAIDFLK from the coding sequence AATTCTTCGAATCCAAAGGACACTTAATCGTTCCCTCTGCGCCTATCGTTTTAAAAGACGATCCAACCTTGATGTTTAACAACTCCGGGATGGCACAATTCAAAGAATACTTCTTAGGCAACGGAACTCCTAAAAGCCCAAGAATAGCCGATACACAAAAATGTCTCCGAGTTTCAGGAAAACATAATGACTTGGAAGATGTAGGATTTGATACTTACCATCACACCATGTTCGAAATGTTGGGCAACTGGTCGTTTGGCGATTATTTCAAAAAAGAAGCTTTAGACTGGGCTTGGGAATTTTTAACGGAAGTGTTGAAACTAGACAAAGACCGTTTGTACGTTTCTGTTTTCGAAGGGAATCCAAAGGAGAATGTACCTTTTGACCAAGAAGCATGGGATATTTGGAAACAATACGTTCCAGAAGACCGAATCATTCTGGGGAATAAAAAAGACAACTTTTGGGAAATGGGAGATCAAGGGCCGTGCGGTCCATGCTCCGAAATCCATATCGATTTAAGAACTGATGCCGAAAGAGCTTCAGTTTCAGGGAGAAGCCTAGTTAATGCTGACCATCCTCAAGTAGTTGAAATTTGGAATAATGTATTTATGGAATTCAACCGTAAAGCAGATGGTTCCTTAGAAAAACTGCCAGCCCAACACGTGGATACCGGAATGGGATTCGAGCGTTTGTGTATGGCTATGCAAAACGTAACTTCTAATTATGATACCGATGTGTTTACTCCGCTTATCCAAAAAGTAGAAGAAATCACAGGATTAAAATATACTTCTAATGAAGTCAAAAATATAAGTGAAGAACAGAATAAAACCAACATCGCTATTCGTGTAATTGTAGATCACGTTCGTGCAGTAGCGTTTGCTATTGCTGACGGACAGTTGCCATCAAATACCGGAGCAGGTTATGTCATTCGAAGAATTCTTCGTCGTGCCATTCGTTACGGATTTACTTTTTTGAATACGAAAGAACCTTTCATTAACAAATTGGTGGAGGTTCTTGCCAATCAAATGGGCGAATTCTTTCCTGAAATCAAATCACAACAGCAATTAGTGACCAATGTAATCCGAGAAGAAGAAGCTTCATTTTTAAGAACTTTAGAGCAAGGGTTGCAATTGTTGGATACAGTTGTGTCCAAAACAAAAGGCAATGAAGTTTCCGGAGTAAAGGTTTTTGAATTAAAGGATACTTTCGGTTTTCCGGAAGATTTAACGGAATTGATTTTACGCGAAAGAGGATTTACTTTTAATAAAGAAGAATTTAATAAAGAACTTGAAGATCAAAGGAGAAGAGGGAGAGTGCTGGTAGAAAGAGATGACTGGATGGTGCTTATTGATGGCAATGTCGAAACTTTCGTTGGTTATGATAAAACGGAAAATGAGGTTAAGATTTCCCGATTCAGAAGGATTAAAAATGATAAAGGTGTTTTATACCAAATTGTTTTAGACAACACACCTTTCTATCCAGAGGGTGGAGGACAGGTTGGTGATAAAGGAACTTTAGTTTCGGCAAACGAAACCATTGATATCATTGACACAAAGAAAGAAAATAATTTGATTTTGCATTTTGCCAAACAGCTTCCAGAAAATATTGAAGCTAGTTTTGTGGCTAAAGTCAACACCGATTTAAGAACATCAACGTCTAAAAATCATTCGGCTACACACTTGATGCATTTGGGGTTGAGAACCATTTTAGGAACTCACGTGGAGCAAAAAGGGTCATTGGTGAATCCCAATCATTTGCGTTTTGACTTTTCCCATTTTGCCAAAGTTACGGATGAAGAAATCAGAAAAGTTGAAGATTTTGTTAACGCCCGAATTGAAGAGCAATTGCAATTAGTAGAACATAGAAGTATTCCAATTCAACAAGCGATGGCACAAGGTGCGATGGCTTTGTTTGGCGAAAAATATGGAGACAATGTTCGTATGATTGAGTTTGGAGATAGCAAAGAATTGTGTGGTGGAATACACGTAAAAAACACGGGCGAAATCTGGCATTTCAAAATAGTTTCTGAAGGAGCTGTAGCGGCAGGAATAAGACGTGTAGAAGCTATAACTGGAGATGCTGTAAAAGACTATTTTGCACAGCAAGAAAGCGATTTGGATGCTATAAAAGAAACCCTTAAAAATCCACAAGATACATTAAAAGCAGTGGTTTCATTGCAAGATGATAATGCCAAATTAAGAAAACAAATTGAGCAGTTACTTAAACAAAAAGCCAAAGGATTAAAAGGTGAATTAGCTTCGCAATTGCAGGATGTCAACGGAATGAAATTCCTAGCAACACAAGTCGATTTGAATCCAGAAGGGGCCAAAGATTTAGCTTATGAACTAGGTACGTTAGGAACAAATTTATTCTTAGTGATTGCAACATCTGAAGACGACAAACCAATGTTAAGCTGTTATATTTCTAAAGAATTAGTTGCCGAGAAAAACTTAAACGCTGGAACCGTAGTTCGAGAACTTGGGAAATACATTCAAGGTGGCGGAGGTGGTCAAGCATTCTTTGCAACAGCCGGAGGAAAAAACGTCGCTGGAATTAAAGAAGCTTTAGCCAAAGCAATTGATTTTTTGAAGTAA